One Schistocerca cancellata isolate TAMUIC-IGC-003103 chromosome 1, iqSchCanc2.1, whole genome shotgun sequence genomic region harbors:
- the LOC126188246 gene encoding uncharacterized PPE family protein PPE24-like codes for MPAVTMPAVTMPAVTMPAVTMPAVTMPAVTMPAVTMPAVTMPAVTMPAVTMPAVTMPAVTMPAVTMPAVTMPAVTMPAVTMPAVTMPAVTMPAVTMPAVTMPAVTMPAVTMPAVTMPAVTMPAVTMPAVTMPAVTMPAVTMPAVTMPAVTMPAVTMPAVTMPAVTMPAVTMPAVTMPAVTMPANMDRSSG; via the coding sequence atgccggcggtgacgatgccggcggtgacgatgccggcggtgacgatgccggcggtgacgatgccggcggtgacgatgccggcggtgacgatgccggcggtgacgatgccggcggtgacgatgccggcggtgacgatgccggcggtgacgatgccggcggtgacgatgccggcggtgacgatgccggcggtgacgatgccggcggtgacgatgccggcggtgacgatgccggcggtgacgatgccggcggtgacgatgccggcggtgacgatgccggcggtgacgatgccggcggtgacgatgccggcggtgacgatgccggcggtgacgatgccggcggtgacgatgccggcggtgacgatgccggcggtgacgatgccggcggtgacgatgccggcggtgacgatgccggcggtgacgatgccggcggtgacgatgccggcggtgacgatgccggcggtgacgatgccggcggtgacgatgccggcggtgacgatgccggcggtgacgatgccggcggtgacgatgccggcggtgacgatgccggcg